From the genome of Aspergillus chevalieri M1 DNA, chromosome 8, nearly complete sequence, one region includes:
- a CDS encoding histidine phosphatase family protein (COG:G;~EggNog:ENOG410PNPF;~InterPro:IPR013078,IPR029033;~SMCOG1101:phosphoglycerate mutase;~antiSMASH:Cluster_8.1), whose amino-acid sequence MDSKAHLVRHAESVHNVTHDFSQLDPDLTPLGLRQATGLGQLFPYAPQVGVIITSPLKRAVQTTLTAFPHILDKRYFDSESGHGVEDGAALFLDPDLQERSALPCDTGSPTKVLEAAFPRLGFQDLAEGWQVKEDLYSAADEAVEERALRVRSRIAAIGQDLQHQRRTDVVVVTHGVFMKVLLGDPDIDLPKAGWRSYAVGTHSSGVILSPLE is encoded by the coding sequence ATGGATTCGAAGGCCCATCTCGTCCGCCACGCAGAATCGGTCCACAATGTCACTCACGACTTCTCTCAGTTGGATCCTGATTTGACCCCTCTTGGCCTTCGACAGGCCACAGGGCTCGGCCAGCTATTCCCCTACGCCCCCCAGGTGGGTGTCATCATCACTTCTCCACTAAAGCGAGCCGTCCAAACTACCCTCACTGCTTTTCCACACATCCTTGATAAGCGGTATTTCGACTCCGAATCTGGGCACGGGGTGGAGGATGGCGCAGCTCTCTTCCTGGACCCCGATTTGCAAGAAAGAAGTGCCCTCCCCTGTGATACGGGGTCCCCAACTAAGGTCTTGGAAGCGGCTTTTCCGAGACTAGGTTTTCAGGATTTGGCTGAAGGTTGGCAAGTGAAAGAGGACCTCTATTCTGCAGCCGACGAAGCTGTCGAGGAGCGGGCACTGAGGGTGAGATCTCGTATTGCCGCGATCGGCCAAGATCTTCAGCACCAACGGCGGACGGACGTTGTGGTTGTGACTCACGGGGTGTTCATGAAAGTCTTGTTGGGAGACCCAGACATTGATTTGCCGAAAGCAGGCTGGAGGAGCTATGCCGTTGGGACTCACAGCTCGGGTGTTATTCTGTCGCCTCTCGAGTGA
- a CDS encoding uncharacterized protein (COG:L;~EggNog:ENOG410PY1H;~InterPro:IPR012337,IPR008906;~PFAM:PF05699;~antiSMASH:Cluster_8.1;~go_function: GO:0046983 - protein dimerization activity [Evidence IEA]) — protein MARDFLAVPASGVGVENLFSTARDVCHYRRSRLAPETIEAIMIQMSADRFELKREYISVEDGDNDEQNDVGYVDFNVELDVNYISDEEDLGGFEDDDRDRWADDDEEDGLSLPPLQSYQRPSAIHSPSMNAEAHSTTSQSEVINPHPQSATTRPRRVIHEPGYFQRLENGK, from the coding sequence ATGGCCCGTGATTTCCTTGCAGTTCCAGCgagtggtgttggtgtcgaGAATCTGTTCAGTACTGCTCGGGATGTTTGCCACTATCGCCGTAGCCGCCTCGCACCCGAAACAATTGAAGCAATTATGATCCAAATGTCTGCTGACCGCTTTGAACTGAAACGGGAATACATATCTGTTGAAGATGGTGACAATGATGAGCAGAACGATGTGGGATATGTGGATTTCAATGTTGAATTGGATGTCAACTATATcagtgatgaagaggatctAGGTGGatttgaggatgatgatagagATCGCTGggctgatgacgatgaggaagatggacTCAGTCTACCTCCACTGCAGTCTTACCAGCGACCGTCTGCCATCCATTCACCATCCATGAACGCAGAAGCTCATTCTACGACAAGCCAGTCGGAGGTTATAAACCCACATCCTCAATCTGCAACAACCCGGCCACGTCGTGTTATCCATGAACCTGGATATTTTCAGCGCCTTGAGAACGGTAAATAG
- a CDS encoding fgaFS/easG family protein (COG:G,M;~EggNog:ENOG410PN79;~InterPro:IPR036291,IPR019901;~antiSMASH:Cluster_8.1) codes for MPVLLTGGTGKTSVRLARFLQNENIPFLLASRRGLSAAPSGMPAVQFDWLDQSTWKEPFQHRFAGGGTISAIYLMEPLVAEPWKPMNEFIDYARKEHGVSRFVLVAGSSAEPSQPGMGMVWQHFLDTGVDYCVLRPSWFMENLSDEAPSAVIRDQGKIYTACGEGKIPFVSAIDIAAVAFRAITDPQSHNCDHRVLGPELLTYDEVAQKLSAALGRRIEHAKLSGDQRYDGLVRVGVSDYFARFLTNLETAAATGFETRLNDTVETVTGRPPRSLDLFAHENRGAWQSVTEASGALSAPPKKVVATTDLLAAIAPPKKQSKIPASTSKARKGAEDVDPAPEAPQANEQSENGGPLQKLIHDDRMVTQLDSAYLGSVVVDIRALSHNERNQAIDERFIEKLSEAFKCGVRRFAQEDRLKVTTTSKMLETVLADHVTETTTLMDLHKSLTRKTSDPNELIHIQVLPEGTTFELRNGQHRVSAMLKILQEAIERTDAGEDITRPEAHDYLWAIDLYDDDKMTEDTLAALMANREVMHHSNSDGYNAVQILGRLESVPEKERGEIVRGSTFSDWVQTLFGLNLTHTARMGSVISHEGFQPYVFRYGMTRYGERRFTWTLGGKMVSSKLDFIWFQEFDKFLEFTTKIFGHTAHLVRCEDWELILSVEAGRPDYPLRLLFYPRREDYWLNNKKRKNPWPLPPNYRNEQLPRLSSPYQTNDYCFDWRRPGFLKDLSEEDYHFIFSRLMENRNLPCPCWNDWCNLEKAVDKVKRILRHIAIWIDPDWTYPAAASHDLKDFQWDLEIQDLLFGDKNFDRPFSLDADRLRLAHNFIDELVRQVQTDSFWKDPKLNDLLKPPPDTLASASHSAAYFERFLHPNWAAIIQHVVKSAGPVLTNAMSAYNGLGFLISNQMPYSPWGPVIGRTLKQNQAVCRTPSMLNKNEEEDLVQQGEIFGALWHYRSLKSKMLETISWGLKGGKKRPENLIGCEAEYEAAVVVLKDQAQVLERYGYTHAIDNFSEDLSAFSLDRSEPAAITIKETPGFLKCRPKMFTSQAEEIQAKIKEHNRSIQKNSVIRQSETQKRKRNETEDVEPGEGVEPEENTEATDNEN; via the exons ATGCCTGTCCTTCTTACTGGCGGCACGGGCAAGACCTCCGTCCGTCTTGCCCGCTTCCTTCAGAATGAAAACATTCCCTTCCTGCTAGCCTCTCGTCGCGGTCTCTCCGCCGCCCCGTCCGGCATGCCGGCCGTCCAATTCGACTGGCTGGACCAGTCCACCTGGAAGGAACCTTTCCAGCACCGCTTTGCCGGGGGCGGCACCATCTCGGCCATCTATCTCATGGAACCCCTGGTCGCCGAGCCCTGGAAGCCCATGAACGAGTTCATAGACTATGCGCGCAAGGAACATGGGGTGAGCCGGTTTGTGCTGGTGGCGGGCAGCTCCGCGGAGCCGTCGCAGCCGGGCATGGGGATGGTGTGGCAGCATTTCCTGGACACCGGAGTCGACTACTGCGTGCTTCGGCCCAGCTGGTTCATGG AAAATCTTTCCGACGAGGCTCCGAGCGCGGTCATCCGCGATCAGGGTAAAATCTACACGGCATGCGGCGAGGGCAAAATCCCCTTTGTGAGTGCGATTGACATCGCGGCGGTCGCATTCCGGGCCATCACCGATCCCCAATCGCACAACTGCGACCACCGCGTGCTGGGCCCAGAGCTGCTGACCTACGACGAGGTGGCCCAGAAATTGTCCGCCGCGCTGGGTCGCCGCATCGAGCACGCCAAGCTGTCCGGGGACCAGCGGTACGACGGCCTGGTCCGCGTGGGGGTCTCGGACTACTTTGCTCGATTCCTGACAAACTTGGAGACCGCGGCGGCGACTGGGTTTGAAACTCGCTTGAACGATACCGTGGAGACCGTGACCGGCCGGCCCCCCCGAAGCCTGGATCTTTTTGCACACGAGAATCGAGGGGCGTGGCAGTCCGTGACTGA GGCTAGCGGGGCTCTGTCGGCGCCGCCGAAGAAGGTGGTCGCAACCACAGA TTTGCTCGCCGCCATTGCGCCGCCAAAGAAACAATCAAAAATCCCGGCCAGCACGAGCAAAGCCAGGAAAGGTGCTGAGGATGTTGACCCTGCTCCTGAGGCTCCTCAGGCTAACGAGCAATCTGAAAATGGTGGACCACTCCAGAAGCTCATCCATGACGATCGAATGGTCACCCAGCTTGACAGTGCATACCTCGGGAGTGTTGTGGTGGATATTCGTGCTCTCTCACATAATGAACGTAACCAAGCCATTGATGAACGTTTCATTGAGAAGCTTTCTGAGGCGTTCAAGTGTGGTGTTCGGCGTTTTGCACAGGAGGACCGCTTAAAAGTGACGACTACAAGCAAGATGTTGGAGACAGTTTTGGCAGATCATGTTACAGAAACGACTACGCTCATGGACCTCCACAAATCCCTTACCAGAAAAACTAGTGATCCT AATGAATTGATTCACATTCAAGTTTTGCCAGAAGGTACCACGTTTGAACTGCGAAATGGACAGCATCGGGTTTCAGCTATGCTCAAGATCCTTCAAGAGGCCATTGAACGCACTGATGCTGGGGAAGACATCACACGACCTGAAGCCCATGACTATCTGTGGGCCATCGACCtttatgatgatgacaagaTGACAGAGGATACCCTTGCTGCCCTGATGGCCAATCGTGAAGTCATGCATCATTCAAACAGTGATGGCTACAATGCAGTCCAGATACTCGGTCGGCTGGAGAGTGTGCCAGAGAAAGAGCGAGGAGAAATTGTCAGAGGCTCAACTTTCTCTGACTGGGTGCAGACACTCTTTGGTCTGAATCTCACACACACTGCCCGGATGGGCTCTGTGATCAGCCATGAAGGCTTTCAGCCGTATGTTTTTCGATATGGAATGACACGATATGGAGAACGTCGCTTTACCTGGACCCTCGGAGGAAAAATGGTTTCATCAAAACTTGATTTT ATCTGGTTTCAAGAGTTTGATAAATTTCTTGAGTTCACCACAAAGATCTTCGGGCATACCGCGCACCTCGTTCGATGTGAGGACTGGGAGTTAATCCTCAGTGTTGAGGCTGGTCGGCCAGACTACCCTCTTCGGCTCCTGTTTTATCCACGCCGTGAGGACTATTGGTTGAATaacaaaaagcgcaagaatcCTTGGCCTTTGCCTCCAAATTATCGGAATGAGCAACTCCCGCGACTCTCAAGCCCCTACCAAACCAATGACTATTGCTTCGACTGGCGTCGCCCAGGGTTTCTCAAGGATCTCAGTGAAGAAGATTACCACTTCATCTTTTCACGCCTAATGGAGAATCGAAATCTCCCATGTCCATGCTG GAATGATTGGTGCAACCTGGAAAAAGCAGTTGACAAGGTCAAACGGATTCTTCGCCACATAGCTATATGGATTGACCCAGACTGGACATACCCTGCAGCAGCCTCGCATGATCTGAAGGACTTCCAATGGGACTTGGAGATCCAAGACCTTCTTTTCGGAGACAAGAATTTTGATCGTCCATTTTCTCTGGATGCTGACCGTCTTCGGTTAGCTCATAATTTCATCGATGAGCTTGTGAGACAGGTCCAAACTGACAGCTTCTGGAAGGACCCAAAACTCAATGACCTA CTCAAACCACCCCCTGATACCCTTGCAAGTGCATCACACTCAGCTGCATATTTTGAGCGTTTCCTCCACCCGAATTGGGCTGCAATTATACAGCATGTTGTCAAGTCTGCCGGCCCGGTTCTGACCAATGCGATGAGCGCGTATAATGGTCTGGGCTTTTTA ATCTCCAATCAGATGCCATACTCACCGTGGGGCCCGGTGATTGGCCGCACGCTTAAACAGAATCAAGCAGTTTGCCGAACTCCCTCAATGCTCAACAagaatgaggaggaagacttgGTCCAGCAAGGTGAAATTTTTGGTGCCCTCTGGCACTACCGATCCCTCAAAAGCAAGATGCTGGAAACGATCAGTTGGGGGCTTAAGGGCGGGAAGAAGCGACCAGAGAATCTGATTGGATGTGAG GCGGAATATGAGGCGGCTGTGGTTGTTCTCAAGGACCAGGCACAAGTGCTTGAACGGTACGGCTATACACACGCAATCGATAATTTTTCCGAAGATTTGAGTGCATTTTCTTTGGATCGTTCAGAACCGGCCGCGATCACTATCAAGGAGACTCCTGGCTTCCTAAAATGTCGGCCGAAGATGTTCACAAGCCAAGCAGAGGAGATCCAAGCAAAGATCAAGGAGCACAACCGATCTATTCAGAAGAATAGTGTGATCAGACAGTCAGAGACCCAGAAGCGCAAGCGAAATGAGACAGAGGATGTAGAACCAGGAGAGGGTGTGGAACCGGAAGAGAACACAGAGGCAACTGACAACGAAAATTAA